The following is a genomic window from Theobroma cacao cultivar B97-61/B2 chromosome 10, Criollo_cocoa_genome_V2, whole genome shotgun sequence.
attttaaattaaataagtttttatgacTAATGATAGAAAATATCACTTAAAGTTGTGATGAGACAACAACATGATATATTAACATATCATGATGGATGATGATGTGGCACAATAACATAGTTATATTGTATTCTTCACTTTCCATATCAATATCacgtgagtataaaatgataaaaagatattttgattaatgacaattagtcaattattaagtataaggacttatttgttttaaaataaaagtacaagagtttgattgaatgcaataaaagaataacaatttatttgaattttcttaaatagtttaagaGCTTTTTTAAGCTATatgtcaaaaaataaatttaaagatacattcaagaaacaataacaataaatgcataaaaataccattaaatattttttgtaatatatggacataaaatatttacaattaatttattcttcCTATAGAATTTGAAATTACAATTATgaattgattatgaattaattAAGATGAGAGtaatttaaagaaagaaataacattggatttattgtatttttagTGAATGAGGGAAGCAAGAGCTATTATGTTACAACtcataattcaaaatatatttattaagatTCAATGATTCACTTGTATCCTAAACAATTATTAAGACTCAACGGTTCATTGTTGTCCTCCAAAGGTTATAATAACACatattgattaatttattaaattgtattttaatagtttaatttaatattttttatctagaTTATGAGAGGAAAACCATCAAAATAggcaaaatttttataaaaatttaatgaaaataaaaggcataataattttaaaaaaattttaaactatttaagaaaattcaaataaacttttatttttttgtcacGTTTAATCAAACCCATGTATTTTACGCTTGATTAACTactattaatcaaaatatcacttgtcattttatacaCATCTAACACAAATGTGGAAGGTAAAAATACCACATGGTTATATCATCATGTCATATTTacatgtcacataagtatcCACTATGACATGTCAACTTGCTACGTCGTTATTATGtggtataaaataaaaagtaacgTTTTAACTATCATTAGTCAAACgttacttgtcattttatattcatgcGACGCTGACCTAGAAAGTGAAAATATCACGTGGTTGTATCATCATGTTATATCAACATGTCACGTCATCCATctattatgatatattaactTACCATGTCAACATTATGtgacataaaataagaaatgatgttttaattgtcatgagtaaaaatatcatttgtcattttatactcatatAACACTAATGTGAAAGGTAAAAATATCATACAACTATGTCATTATGTCATATCAATATGTCACGTATGTTAACTTACCATGTCAGTATTATGtggtataaaataaaaagtgacATTTTAACTGTCATTAGTTAAacatcacttatcattttatgctCATGTGACACTAACGTGAAGGGTGAAAATATTGTACAACTATGTCATGATgtcatatcatcatccactaTGATATATTAACTTGACATGTCAACATTATGTAgtataaaataagaaataacattttaactgtcgttaattataatgtcacttgtcattttatattcatgtGACACTGATATGAAAGTTGAAATATCACGTAATTATGTCATCATATCATATCAGCATGTCATATCAACATGTCACGTCATTATCCACCATAACATGTTAATTTGCCATATGATAATCACAATGTATAAAATGAGCagtaacatttttttattaaaataaagatttatttggtataaaataaaaatataaaaatttattgaacaaagttaaaaaataaaaatttatttatataattaaattttttttaagtattatgttaaaataaaatcactAACAAAGTCCATAAATAGAATCCATATCTCTTGCTCTATATAATTTGTTAAACGTTAATAAAGCCCAATTTTGATCCATGTAGCAAACCATAATGGGCCAGATCAAATGCCCCCAGCAGGTGTAGATTAACAAGTTTACTTAAACGACGTCGGTCAGATTCATAATGAGATTTCATTCATATCAGAACAACTCGCTGGAAGCGGTAGAAATTAGGATAGAACCTGAGCCCAAAGGGAGAGAGAGACACAGCCGAAAACCCCCGGAAAATCCCGAACCCTAGAAATGGACAAAGATAAACCCGCAACCAAACGGTCTCGAGACCGAGACGACAAGCACCACCGTAGCCACCACCGCGACTCCCACCGGCGATCGGATCATAAGTCCTCCTCATCGCGCCGTGATGAACGCGAGAGATCGTTTGAGAGGGAGGGTTCGAGAGATAGGGCGGCGGAGAAGTATCGTGAGGGATCCTATGAGGAAGTTGAAgcgaagaagaagagaaaagagagggAAGAGAGTGAGGAGGGAGGAGAGAAGAGAGCTAAAGTTGGAGAAGGAAACCGagaggaaaaaagagagaggagaAGATTTGGGGATAaagtaaaagaagaagaggaaattgaaTTCTCCAATGCTGCTAATGGAGGTGAACCAGTTCAAAATGTGAGTCTTCTATTTATTTGGATTGAGTATTTTGGTAATGTTTGGGGTAGGATAATCTTGTTTCTTAGACTATTTGTGATTTTGCACCTATTTGAACAGTGATTTCTCTTCATATTATGCATTTATAAGTAATAATCTTccttatttatttgaaatagctATTAGAAGTGGATTATTGCATTGTGATATGCGTTCAGTGAGTTAGCACTTAGTACATAAGCtttgaaatttctttgttGGAATTTCATTTTCCCCTATGTTGTTGTTTATACGGATGGATAGCAGAGGAGTCTTAGTTGTTGCCTTCTTACATTTGCTCTAATCTGAGGCTTTTTAGGAAgtagaattttataatatCACATGATTTGATTAGCTTTTAGAGATTTGTTAACTTACTTGTCTTCCGTCATCGTTGCGATGATATAATGCTTCACCATTTCGGACTTTACTTTATATGCTAGCTTAAGCACTGCTAAAAGCTGCAATAAGTCCTGAGATATTAGCTAATGCATGCATTGCATGTTAGTATGAGATCTGAAATGTATAAAATGCAGAATGATgtcaatttaaaatattatgttttcatgatggtGTCTGGTTTCAGTGCAGTTATGTTGATATTATGCCAATTTAAAGTTGCTCCCTCTGCTAAATTTTTAGCCTGTTGCCAAACTTTTTAGTGTGTATGCTGAtgtaaattttactttttaaataccTGCAGGGTGCTGCTCAGGCATCATTACCAAGGACTGGTCACCCCCTTTCTACCAAGGTACCTTCCATTTCTACTGCTGAAAATAAAGCATATAGTATTACCGGATCTCATGAGGTTACTGGATCTAGTACAGATGGCTCCTCTGCTGCTGGGAAAAGTGGTGGAAATCTCTCTCTTGATGCCTTAGCCAAAGCTAAAAAGGCTTTACAAATGCAGAAAGAACTAGCGGAGAAACTGAAGAAAATACCTTCAGTAAGttctttatcttaattttttttcctccttttgTCCTGAAGTTTTGAAAGTTGAGAAATATTCATCTTGTATTCGTATTGTTATGTGTAGTTGAACAGAGGCCCTAGCTCCAGTTCAGGAGTGACTACTGGAACAGTTCAGGGACCAGCCTCATCAGTTACTTATGCTATTGCTAGTGGACCGTCAAGCTCAGCAGTCCTTCCTCCTACCTCTGTGGCAGCAGCTTCCGTGAAGCAACCTGCTGGTGGGATGGCTTCTGTTCCTGGCCTTGCATCAATACCCAATTTAGAAGCTGTTAAACGTGCTCAAGAGCTGGCTGCTAAGATGGGATTTCGCCAGGACCCTCAGTTTGCCCCTCTAATAAACTTGTTCCCTGGACAGGTGCAAACGGATGTTCCGGTTCCTCAGAAACCTACCAAGGCCCCTGTTCTCCGAGTTGATGCACTTGGTAGGGAAATTGATGAACATGGTAATATCATAAATGTGACTAAACCCAGTAATCTTAGCACGCTTAAGGTTTGTGAATTTTTTGTAGTTTTGATGCAATTATTGTTATCTTCTGACTTCTGGTGCAATTATGTGCTATTTTCAAGGCTGTTTTCTAATTTAATCCGTTTGATTTTTCAGGTTAACATTaacaagcaaaagaaagatGCATTCCAGATCCTTAAACCTGAGCTGGAGGTGGATCCAGAATCAAATCCACATTTTGATTCGAGGATGGGAATCAATAAGAATAAGCTTCTTAGACCAAAAAGGATGACATTTCAGTTTGTAGAGGAAGGAAAATGGTCTAAAGACGCTGAGATCATTAAACTAAAggtattagtttttatatttgtaattCTCACTTTTACTCTTCCATTAGTTGTTTGTCTGGTTTTAAGATTATTATCTATTTCTTCCAGAGTCAATTTGGAGAAGCAAAGGCAAAAGAGCTAAAGGCAAAGCAAGCACAATTGGCAAAAGCAAAGGCTGATATAAATCCAAATTTGATAGAGGTGTCAGAAAGAATTATAACTAAGGAGAAACCGAAAGACCCAATTCCTGAAATAGAGTGGTGGTAAGTTGATGCTCCTTTCAtaactttgtttttttaagtttacatacctttaattgattaaatcacATAGGAGATATTGGTTCATAATTAGACTGAAATAATCTATCCAGCTGATGTTATATGTCAGGAAGATTGATTTATCGCTAGAAATGCAGTTATCTGTAATTTGTTTCTGCTTAGGCTGTAACTATTGGGTTGCATATTCACTTTCCCTTaaaagaatttgtttgataCTTTACTCTTAGTTGAGTGAAAGTTTGGAACTCTTGCCCTGTGTGTTTGGTTGGTTTTATTGAAGCTGATTTAGGACATGTAAAATGCACTTCGTCATATGTCTAAAACCAAAAAGCTTCTCCCTCTCTTTTCAGTCTCATATCTAAAtctcatttaaaaatttagaggTATTACAACTACTATGGCTTATTATGTTCCTTCTTTTActtgtcttttttttctctcttattggctttttttttttggtgaaatATGTTTGTTAAATTTCAGGGATCTGCCTATTCTGGTGTCTGGTTCTTACGGTGACATTACTGATGGTGTGGTGAATGAAGATAAACTGAAGATGGAGAAGATTACCATTTATGTTGAACATCCTCGTCCAATTGAGCCTCCTGCTGAGCCAGCTCCTCCACCGCCTCAGCCCCTGAAGTTAACCAAGAAGGAGCAGAAGAAACTACGCACACAGCGACGCCTGGCCAGGGAAAAGGATAGACAGGAGATGATTAGACAAGGCCTGATAGAACCGCCCAAGCCAAAAGTTAAGTTGAGCAATTTAATGAAAGTTCTAGGCTCTGAAGCTACCCAAGATCCTACTAAGCTTGAAATGGAAATCCATAGTGCCGCTGCTGAGCGGGAACAGGCTCATGTAGACAGGAACATTGCTCGCAAGCTTACCCCTGCTGAACGACgtgaaaagaaagagaaaaagcttTTTGATGACCCAAATACAGTGGAGACTATTGTTTCAGTTTACAAGATCAATGACCTCTCACATCCCAAGACACGCTTTAAAGTTGATGTTAATGCCCAAGAAAACCGTTTGACTGGTTGCACTGTGATTTCTGAGGGTATTAGTGTTGTAGTTGTGGAAGGTGGAAGCAAATCCATTAAGAGGTATGGAAAACTTATGCTTAGGCGAATAAACTGGACTGAAGCTGTGAAAGAGGAAGACAAGGATGGAGATGAGGATGAAGAGAAACCTCCTAACAAGTGTGTGTTAGTTTGGCAAGGCAGCGTTGCCAAACCAAGTTTCAGTAAGTTCTCCGTCCATGAGTGCATCACTGAAGCGGCTGCAAAAAAGGTTTTTGCTGATGCTGGAGTGGCCCATTACTGGGACCTCGCGGTAAATTTCtcagaaaatgaatttgatttttgaaagGTCATTTTCAAGTTTTCCCCATCTCAAGTTGAACTGCTCTACTGGGTTTTATTCTATCAATGAATTGTTGTTATTTTAAGAACTACTTCATGCAATCAATTGTCATACGCCATCGTCTTTGCAAATTATCTCATGTCAATGTACAATCCATTGTATGAGAAACAACCGAGGGAGGCATGATGACAGTGTTGAATGAATAAAACAGCCAATAGCCAGAGATTGAAGTGGTGTAAATCCAGGTTCCCGAATCCAGCTGGGGGGGTTGATCCAAACAATAGGTAAAACCTCGGAActtcatttatttcaaaaaagcAGGGAGCCCTCCAAGTTCTGGGAGTCATAAATGCAAGGAAAAAATTCCAAAGTTGACCAACATCGGGCACCGGATTTATCAAGTCAATGCTTGTAAGTTGCATCTTACAGAAACCTGTAAGGACAAAATCAGATAACAAAGGTGTTTCCAGCCTTTTAACTTTTGCTGATGAAAGAACAAACAGAAAATTGACTTAAAACAGTTGATAAATTATGCCTGGATAAATCACATGCCCATGTTGATATGCACAATTATTTTATGCCCTTCCCCATCTTCTGTTTTTGACTTTGCAGGAACAGACACTATTTGTACAGCCTACATTTATAGGTATGAGTTAGCTTGCTTTTTGGTAAGGGGAGGTGGCTTATCTACATTTTAACTACCCAAAGCAAGTCCACAAACCCAAACTTACACGTTTTTTTTCCCTCCAGTTTGTTGGTTTAACTTCTGGTTTTCCCTTTCCCTTTTGAGGATGCTAACGATTGAGTATCAGAGAATTAAACTTCCTTTCTGCTTCTGGAAACCAGACCTTGTTGCTTAGCAGGCTTAGGAATCAATAAATCACCTAGCTGTAAGCATATGgtttctagtttaagtttggtTACATCTTCATCCCCCAAGTTAAAGCATCATGTTTCAATATAATTAAGGTTTTACTAGTTCGAAATACACAATGATTccattttaaagtaaaaaaaggtGCTTTGCATTTCGTGAAGGAAAGATTAAGCTTTCAGATTTGTGAAATTTGTCATGCATTGTGTACAAGGgcttttaatatatatgctGGTTGGCATTTAAACAATTAATGCTTTTGTTATTGTTGGATACTTCACTTGAATCACGTTTTAATTGATCTCACAACCAAAAATCTTGAGCTTCTAGAGTTTTGGTCTTACTCTccttataaaaataatgagggtaaaatattttcaattccTAATTTTTAGATATAATTTTATGCAAGtctattagttttttaaataaaaaattggtTCTGATGATTGATCGTAAAAAAGTATCTTTcgttgataattttattttttattaattttaaaaatgattacactatataaattatattttttattttgaatctttttcctattaaaaaaaatctcccTCACCTCTTCCCACAATCAGAGTGTCAAATCCAACTCTAGTTGGGGAGTGCAAGACCCAACTCCGATTGGATCTCCCTCTGCGCCCCCTCCCCTCGTTTCTCAAGAGAGTGCAAGATCCGAGAGCACGAGGGTGGGGGGCGCGACTCTCCTAGGGAGCACAAGGGGTGGTCAATTAGCGTAAGGAGTCCCATCGTTTGGCTTAGACATGACAATTcgtatttttatgttttaaatatgTTAGATATGTttagacacgaaacacgttaaagttaaaaataaacatgACATGTATACATTTAATACACGTGTAACACGACACAATTAACACATTTTACACTAttattaaacgtgtcaatATACGACACGATTAATAATACGtttaacacaattaaataaaaatatttataattaaatataattttattatttaaatttaaaatatataattataaaaataattataaccaaaaa
Proteins encoded in this region:
- the LOC18586283 gene encoding U4/U6 small nuclear ribonucleoprotein Prp3; this translates as MDKDKPATKRSRDRDDKHHRSHHRDSHRRSDHKSSSSRRDERERSFEREGSRDRAAEKYREGSYEEVEAKKKRKEREESEEGGEKRAKVGEGNREEKRERRRFGDKVKEEEEIEFSNAANGGEPVQNGAAQASLPRTGHPLSTKVPSISTAENKAYSITGSHEVTGSSTDGSSAAGKSGGNLSLDALAKAKKALQMQKELAEKLKKIPSLNRGPSSSSGVTTGTVQGPASSVTYAIASGPSSSAVLPPTSVAAASVKQPAGGMASVPGLASIPNLEAVKRAQELAAKMGFRQDPQFAPLINLFPGQVQTDVPVPQKPTKAPVLRVDALGREIDEHGNIINVTKPSNLSTLKVNINKQKKDAFQILKPELEVDPESNPHFDSRMGINKNKLLRPKRMTFQFVEEGKWSKDAEIIKLKSQFGEAKAKELKAKQAQLAKAKADINPNLIEVSERIITKEKPKDPIPEIEWWDLPILVSGSYGDITDGVVNEDKLKMEKITIYVEHPRPIEPPAEPAPPPPQPLKLTKKEQKKLRTQRRLAREKDRQEMIRQGLIEPPKPKVKLSNLMKVLGSEATQDPTKLEMEIHSAAAEREQAHVDRNIARKLTPAERREKKEKKLFDDPNTVETIVSVYKINDLSHPKTRFKVDVNAQENRLTGCTVISEGISVVVVEGGSKSIKRYGKLMLRRINWTEAVKEEDKDGDEDEEKPPNKCVLVWQGSVAKPSFSKFSVHECITEAAAKKVFADAGVAHYWDLAVNFSENEFDF